ACTGGTTTTGGGAAACATGTGCTTCTTTCTGCATTAGACCAGAACTCCCTCGGGCAAGAGAAGCAGTCTGATGAATCTGGAAAGTTCAGACGGCAAATCAGAATTCtttcaaaatcagacatttaagGTAAAGGTAATGTCCACACTGTTAATTGTAGGGGATCAAATCTGATCTGTCCTGACATGATTAACTTCTCTGCATGGGTTGCATTGGGTCAAAGACTTAAAtcagtcatattttttttacctgtagAATTGCTGATCTCTCCCTCAGGACATGGAACACAATCATAACAGCAGATGGGTTTCCCTTTCTGTAAGACTTTTCGAGTTCCTGGAGGACAACTGTCAGTGCACACTGATGATGGCACCTGTCACAGAGATAcagacaaactcacacacagatcTGCCCTCACTGCACAGCCGAAAGACATGAAATTATTGCTCCTCACTTGTGTGCTACCCCCCACCCAGGTGAGGTTTCTGTTGATGCTGAATTCCTGGCCAACTGGCAGTGATGCATTGTAATGCCCCACTGTCACCAACTCAACACTGCCACTCTGACTCTGTTGCCAGTTGACCAGGTCATATGTGGCCACAGGATCCCCATTGGcatcaaatgacacttcatAACCATTTTGagaaaaactgacttttttcaGCTCTGTCAGAACctgtgagattaaagtgagataATGGaagtaaaaaatgtaaagttaaTGTATTCATCTTGTAAAAGAAAAGTACTATAAGCAGCATTATCACTGACCTGTGTGGAGCCTATTTTGGTAAGTGTGTCGCACTGAGCTGTAGAATTTGTTTTCTGACACACTGAGTTGTGAATGGCATGTGCTATTGCATAGACGGCCTTGTACACCATGTTAGTGATTCGAAGCTGGGACGTGTCAGTGTACGGGCTCTGCAGAGTCTGAATGTTTTCAGTTCCATCACACTGACTCTTCTCACTGCTGACAGTTGACtctaaaaacacagcaacaagaAACATGTTTTAGCAGCACTGCTTTATTATTACTACTGTGTTTCTATTTAGTGTTGTACAATATCCCGAATTCACCTTTTTTGTAACATGaccttatatttatttagtttgaatTGTGTCTGTTAAACCATATTTTAATTTATCTATAGCAAGCCATCCCTGTAAAAAGTTAACCTTAAACATGAGCTGATATAATCCACTTTATTGTGTTCAGAATACACAAATGTCTGTCATTGTTTCCCTTCATATTAgtaaatgcacttttttaatTCAGCTTGGTGGCCAGAAGTCTGTCCATGATTTAAGGACTTCAATGATTAAATTGTGCTTTTTCCCCCAATACAGTGGTGTTTAAAAATGCCTTAGATCATGTACATCTGTATTTACTTTTGCCCAGCCTGCAGTTGAATTCATTCTCCCAGAATTCAGTCAGCACTGGAGACGCAGCCACTTTATTGGGCGGCAGATCCATCAGGAAGTCTCTCAGACCAGGGATGACAGATTTCTCAATTGCAAATCCAATGGCACCGGCACAGAAAGTGAACCTCAGCATGTCTGGGTCAGTTACCCAGGACTCACTGCCTATCCACTGACGAGGAGGCAAAGGTTTCAGCAACAGCTCTTCAAACAGGATCCTCATGTCTCCAGAggatgcaaaagccacaacaacCATAGCTGTTGACCtggaaagacaaaaagacaattaatttatacacatatatcatatttaaaaaaaagaatgacatgTCAGTtatgtgtgatttattattaaacaaCTTATGCATTAAGTGTCAATACCAGGatcacaaaacaacaatgatGTAGAAACCTGCAAATAACATCAGCCACTCTCTGGATCTTGCTAAGTGGGTGGGTCCGATAGAATGATTCAGAATATTCGACACAGATTCCCTCTTTGTGCGCTGCTTCCAGGAAAGAAGCCATGCCATTATTGCCATAGTCAGAATCTGAGTGGATAGTACCTATCCACGTCCAGCCAAAGTGTTTCACCATCTTAGCCAGTGCTGTTGCCTGGTACTGGTCACTGGGAATTGTTCTGAAGAAGCTTGGGTACTGCTGCTTATTGGACAAGCAGGCACAAGTAGCAAAGTGGCTCAcctacagcaaaacaaaacgaTTATtgcaaatgattaaaataaaagcatgagtCAATTTTTGAACAAAACACAATCCATGTATTTACTTGAGGAATATTAAAGGGCCCAAAGACGCGCGACATGCTGATGGATGGTGTGGAACCAGACTCACCCACGATGGCTATCACTGTACCAGATTGTGAGCAGTGGTCACTGGTGTTAACCTCCAGGTCCTCACCGTTAGAAAGCTGAAATGCCAAATGCACTGCCATGGGCACCGCAGCGCACGAGTCATATATCTGGTAACCGAGCCTGATGCCTGGCAGGAGATCTGTGCTGTTGTTGATCTCATCGATAGCAAAGACCATTGATTGAGACATCTGTAGTTCACGAGGGTCGATACtgcacaaaaacatttacattacattttcacagacattttctccAACATTATAATCAGTCCAATAAAAATTGAGAAATAATTTGTTCCTGACCGGGCTGAATattaaacacacaaagaagatCTAATACCTACAAATTATAGGACTAATACTGATGTGGTCCTGTACATACATTTTCACCATACTTTAAAAGCAGAACAGCTGTACATTACATATAAATGGCCTTGTGATAAATGGCAAAATAATCACAAGACAATACAAAAGAAGCATTGAGAGATAAATTGCATAATAATTTATGCAATTTATGCAATTGCTTCTCAATAATGTTTTCAGTGTTATTTCGTAACATGACTTTAAGCATTTTAAGCACATGAAGAAACATTTCTCTCCTCACACAGTCTGCCCTCGTTTAATCCCCCACTTCTCCCTCTTACTGACCTCCCTGTGCACCTCAGTGGCTCAGGTGTAGATGTGTAGTTTTGCTTCACTCTGTGCATGTAGTGGTGTATTGAGAAAACACCACCAATAATATAGTCACCGTCCATAGAGAATGCAGGTAGATGAGCTTTGCCCAGCAGCTTACATTTCACAGTACTGATCGTGGCACCAGACCTGAGCACTGTGTGCCCAGACCTTTGTTTCAGACCAACCTGAGAACCATTGAAGGCAAGAGCTGAGTTCAGTTCAAACAAACCCAGAGCTAATCTCAGGCCAATAAAGAGAGCTGAGATCTCCATCACCCAAGTGTCTGCATGTAGAAGTGTGTTATCACTGCTTTATATAACTTTTCAAACTGTAGATTCCCTCCCATTCTACGTCAGCTATCCATTCATCTGAGAGACAAGCCCTACTTGGTGATTGTTTTAAGGCTTCAGGTGTTTGATTATGTCCTTAGAGTTTCTCAGTAATATAGTAGAAAAGAATAGATATTTATtgtgcctttctgcatggagtttgcacgttctcctcgtgtgtgcgtgggttttcttcaggttctccagttttctcccacattccaaaaacatgtagatttggggattaggcaaattgaacactctaaattgaccataggtgtgagtgtaagGGTGAATGGTTTCTTGTCTCTATGtatccctgtgatggactgtccaTCAAGGTCCATCAGGTGTTGGGGAGAATGGCTTGACACAGCTTCCTGAGTAAGTACAGTCTTTGTTGTGCCTCCACCACCTGATGAGAGATGTTTGTGGACTAGATGAAGTCGGCTGTGATGTGGACCCCAAAAAAGTTGAAGCTCTCAACCCTCTCTACCTCATCTCTGTCAATTTAGAGGGCTAGAAGTCAATTATCACCTCCATGGTCTTGGCTGAGTTCAAGACCAGGTTGTTATTGTCACACCATTGCCTCAGATACCAGACCTCCTCCCTGTAGGCGTATTCATTGTTGTCCTTAATCAGTCCTATGATGCTGGTCAGCAAATTTGACGATGGTGTTGCTGGTGTGAATGGGACAACAGTCATGCGTGATGAGGGAGTAGAGGAAGGGGCTGAGGACACACTGAGAGCTGTTATTAGGGCATCCTCTGTTGACATGTTTGCCCTATATGCAAACTAGTGTGTCTCAAGGTCTACAGGAAGGAATGGTGGCTTTAATGTGAGACATTATGAGTCTCTCAAAATTCCCGTCATTTGTTGATGATGGGAGTTAAAGCAACTGGGCGACAAGTCGTTCAAGCAGCTCACTGTGTTCTTGGGCACTGAAACAATTGTGGCTGAGTTAAGGCAGGTTGGAACTGCAGACTGCAGTAGCAAGGCGTTGAAGATGGTGGTGAAAACCACAGATAACTGACCTTAAGTGCCAGCTGCTCTCCTCACGTTAACTCTGTGCAGGGTGGCTCTgacctgatgctgctgctgcagctgcagctggatGGGGCGTCATCCCTCTCTGTAAGAGCAAGATAGGTGTGGGGCTCTCTGTTGCATTGGTCGAAGCGGGCGAAGAACTGGTTCAGGTAAATAGGTGCTGTCAGCCGATGTGTGGGTGACCTTGTGACCATCATTGTGTGCTCTGAGCAGGCCACAGACGTTGATGTTGAGTCACAGATTCTAGTGCAGGAACACTTGAACAGTCTTTGTTGTGGTTACACACTCAGTGCCGAAGGTGACTTTAGAGAGTACAGCAGATGTGTGCCCCTCCAGGTCAGTCCCCTCTCCAAATATCCCCCAATCTGTAGAGTCAAAACAGTCCTGTAGAGCTGCAGTGGCTTCCTCAGTACACACCTGAACTCATGCTCATGTTTTTGTAGAATCTATGCAGGACAGACTTCAGGTTTGTGTGGTTAAAGTTTCCTGccgcaaaaacaacacagtctgTGTGCGGCGTTAGCTATTGATTAATAGAGCACTGTAGCATCTCCGAGGCTAActgtcactccggcagtttgccccgccccctcctccgcTGGCCTACCggtcctgattacacacacctgctcacaaTTAAGTCATGTGAACTTTTAAAGACtctctgtttccttgtttcagtgccagtgtgtttcgTCCATGCCAGATCACCAGAGCTCTtcgtcacagccacagtttTGTCAAGGAATCCACAAGTTTTCGATCCTCTTAGTGAGCGACGTTTttgtttgtaagttttcttatcgtAGCCTTTctgctgataccttagttaataTGTATagcccttttgttttcctccttgggagagatttctgttcataaattttcacagtcattttaggaactccaatcactaggattgtgatttttttttttattgatagattgattagatccaatcatttagattgcgttttgttttcgACCACATTCTCGGTTAGTTAAAGATCGCCAAtcaataggattgtgcttttgagttagattccattttgaagtgtttagagctttgttttcctccgtttggagagttttccgCTTTGAGTTTTAGGTATTAACCATAGTCTGAGTTAGTTTCcttttcggagtgattttttgtttcacGTTCATAGTTCCACAGCGTTTCTTTTGTAGAGTGCTGCGGTCCCCATTTGTTATAGTCTTTCATAGCCtcgctttgttttccctcagtaagaggatctttgttttgtgttttgctgaAGAGTGCTAATAAAGACTGTTAAAAgtcctctgcgtctgagtcct
This Solea solea chromosome 3, fSolSol10.1, whole genome shotgun sequence DNA region includes the following protein-coding sequences:
- the LOC131456148 gene encoding extracellular calcium-sensing receptor-like → MEISALFIGLRLALGLFELNSALAFNGSQVGLKQRSGHTVLRSGATISTVKCKLLGKAHLPAFSMDGDYIIGGVFSIHHYMHRVKQNYTSTPEPLRCTGSIDPRELQMSQSMVFAIDEINNSTDLLPGIRLGYQIYDSCAAVPMAVHLAFQLSNGEDLEVNTSDHCSQSGTVIAIVGESGSTPSISMSRVFGPFNIPQVSHFATCACLSNKQQYPSFFRTIPSDQYQATALAKMVKHFGWTWIGTIHSDSDYGNNGMASFLEAAHKEGICVEYSESFYRTHPLSKIQRVADVICRSTAMVVVAFASSGDMRILFEELLLKPLPPRQWIGSESWVTDPDMLRFTFCAGAIGFAIEKSVIPGLRDFLMDLPPNKVAASPVLTEFWENEFNCRLGKKSTVSSEKSQCDGTENIQTLQSPYTDTSQLRITNMVYKAVYAIAHAIHNSVCQKTNSTAQCDTLTKIGSTQVLTELKKVSFSQNGYEVSFDANGDPVATYDLVNWQQSQSGSVELVTVGHYNASLPVGQEFSINRNLTWVGGSTQVPSSVCTDSCPPGTRKVLQKGKPICCYDCVPCPEGEISNSTDSSDCFSCPREFWSNAERSTCFPKPVEFLSFDEFLGIILAAFSIGGACLAIITAAVFFRHRTSPIVRANNSELSFLLLFSLALCFLCSLTFIGTPSEWSCMLRHTAFGITFVLCISCVLGKTMVVLMAFKATLPGSNVMKWFGPLQQRMTVVSFTFIQVLICTIWLAVSPPFPLKNLTTYKEKIILECALGSALGFWAVLGYIGILAVFCFALAVVARKLPDNFNEAKLITFSMLIFCAVWITFIPAYVSSPGKFTVAVEIFAILASSFGLFLCIFAPKCFIILFRPEKNTKKQLMNKNQS